From Plasmodium cynomolgi strain B DNA, chromosome 9, whole genome shotgun sequence:
GTGCTGAACCCTAATGcaagaaatttttcattctgaCTAATGGCGATATTGCAACATGGTCTATCATCCAACCAAATAAACTTCTGCTTTGtgcaacaaaatttttctttcttgtcATCAAATAAGACATTCCAAATAATGAGGTAGCTATTTCCTCTCGATGTATACGCAGTCGTTAACAGAGTATACACGAAATTATCAgtcctttttgtatttctcatAAATTTACAGCATCGGAAATTTAGCTTGTCACCTTTTTGTTTCGGATTCGTCATTTGTTCTGTGTGTAGATTCACAATGGTGTGTGTGTCCCATATTTTAAGTGAATTATCAGAGGAACATGTACACAGAATTTTTTCGTCTTGTGCTATGTCGCAATCTTTGATGCATTCTTCGTGTCCTTTGAAGTCTCCTATGTGCTCGACTATGTTGCTGGACGTGTCGATGAAGtagtttttctccttcccgaTGGGGACCCTTCCGGATGCGGCGGCTACTCCGGCTGCTGCGGATGCGGCTGCTCCGGTCGCTGCGGCTGCTGTTGATGCTGCTTCGCCTCCCCCTCCTGccgctcctcctgctgccgCTCCCCCTCCTGCCGCTTCTCCTGCTGCAATTTTGAGCTTCCAAAGCTTCAGCGTTttgtcctccccccctgttaAAATGAAGTTACTGACGGAAGAAAATTTGACGACCACTTGCCTGGAGTGTTTCTCACTAAAGTCCGTGACGAAGCTGTGTATGATATTTGGACCGGTGtcttcatttatttggaaaataaCACACTCGTTCCTGACTGAACCTAACCATATGTCATACTTTTCATCATAGATAATCGAATCGACAACACCTCTTTGCTGGGTCGTCGACCACAGAACTTGCaacttcttttccttctcgtcAAACGTGTTAATATCAAGGAGGTCTTCaattccataattttttcccccccctcctcccgaTGTCACCACGTACTTATCATTGGACCCTATTCCATATATGGGATAGTTCAGGTACgagatttttatttcgttcatACTGGGCTACAGTGtggagagggagagggagaggTAGAGATGTGGGCGTGGGCGACGGGGAGAGATATAGGCGTGAGCTTGGGCGACGGGGAGAGATATAGGCGTGAGCTTGGGTGACGGGGAGAGATATGAACTTGGGCTTGGACGTGAACGTGGGGGTTGGGGTGCTCCTCTCGCCGCGGGGCGGTGGCCGCGAGTCGCGCCGCAGCGGTTGTAATCTCATATGGGCAGTTCTCCCTGGCTCGAGTTCTGTCGATAGGGGACACACAGTCGAGTTACTTCGCGATATTCTTGTTCAGCGCTAATGGGCAAGTCCCTTCTCCCCTGAATGGCATCATCAATGTGGGTGTTGCGGGGATAGGGGGGCAACCTTTTGCGAGGGGTTCTCACGAGGGATCCTCACATAGCCTTCTCACGTGGCAGTTCTCACGTGGGATCCTCACGTGGACTTCTTACGTGGCAGTTCTCACGTGGGATCCTCACGTGGCGCTTCTCACATGGCCTCCTCACGTGGCCTCCTCACGGACCCCCCACAGGCACGTTCGGGTACACACCGCTACCTAGGCGAAGGCGACCTAACAGGGGCAACTACACTTCTTCAGATTTTACCCCAAATGTGCCTTGCCCTTTTGGAACATAGCGACTAGGCCGACGCTCAGGGGGATGATGGAcacgcaggaaaaaaaaaaaaaaaaagaaaaaaaaaaaaagaaaaaaaaaaaaaaagaaaaaaaaaaaaaaagaaaaaaaaactttgccAGCTCGGCTAGTCACACGGAATGGTACTTAATGCCACAACCTTATGTCAAATGCTTGGAATGCTAAGCCTGCCTGACCTCGGTACTTTGCTAATATTGAAATTCCTGCTtcatggaaacaaaaaaaattggtcgCGTTCCGGTTTCGTAGTTATATAGCATTCGTTTTGTCGCCCAGCCCTTTTCAGCTTCCccttggcaattttttttcacgtgtacgtgattattttatcatatattttttttattttttttacttatatatatttttattttttttttatcccctgTAGGGCTAACGCCCATTTGCCAGGGTTCGGTTCACCAGCGCGGCGATGCAAAACACCTatggctcctttttttccggtTCCTATGTGTGCCTCTGCCCACGCGCAACTCTACCCTGTTACCCATCACTGCCGCGCGGAGTAAACTCGTCGGACGCGGCGGCGTGGCCAAGTGGCTGAACAGGTTGAGCTGATTGAATTGGCTGAACAGGTTGAACTGGCTGATCTGGCTAAACTGGCTGAACTGGCTAAACTGGCTGAACTTTTTATGCGGACCGCGAATGCCTTTTTGTACACCTCAGGGCGTTACCTTACAGAGTGAGCATTCCCAGCTGGCACACGTCATTGACCTCGCCGCGTCTCCTGAGTTGCGTAGGGATAACCTTAAAATGATCGCTGATGCTTCCCCCTAACTTAAGTGTGAGCCCTAAACTGTCACGTTGAAGCGAGTGTGGAATGCAAACCCAAACCGGGTCATGCCCCCTGTGCAGGATGGCCCATGAGTACTGCCGATGAGCGTCAcgacaaaggaaaaaaggaaaaaaaaaggaaaaaaaaggggaaaaaaaggaaaacattcCAACCGCTCTTTTAACCAGAACAAAATTAGCcgcgtaaaaaaagaaggcatCAAAACAGCGCTACACGCATACATCCAaccgtacatacgtacgtcgTACTTGCCCCTCAGccacatgtgtatgcattCGAGCGTCGAATGGCTTTGGTGGTCGACGCGCCTGATGTACATACATGATTCCAGGGGGGGGTAGAAACTAACGCCATGTTCGTCCATGTGGTGGAAGGGGAAAGTAAGTGTCTGCCCGCTGCCCGCTGCCCGCTGCCCGCTACCCACTGCTCCCTATTTGCTTCTCCGCGCGTGCGTCCGCTtggcacatgtgtgtacggTGGCATGTGTGGCTGTTCGCATTAGTATCCCCAGGCATACTGGCATGCGCGTGCCCACGTACGTAGGTGTAAATGCAAGTGTACAGTTACTACGCACTCATGTATGTATGCGCCAACGCTTGGGCCGTGCCGTGGAACAGCTCCAGTATCCCCACCTTTCTTGGGCGGCCCCCTAACGAATgcccaaaatggggagaaaaaaaaaaattacacaaaattattgaaaattattgaaaattattgaaaattattcaaaattattcaaaataatgcaaaataaCGGAAAGCTAAACGAAGGAGCAACAATACTGTTGACGAACACATCATCGCAGCAGTGAACGGGAAAGCAAAATTGTTTTGTACCCGgcgcctatttttttctttttttttccttttcatttcgcGTTCGTTTCGCTTCGTTTCGCGTTCGTTTCGCGTTCGTTTCGCTTCGTTTCGCTTCATTTCgctttcatttcctttttgtttccctttgtttccttttttccccctttttttccttttttttcctttttaatttttctcactCGAAAAACACGTGGAAATGCATTTTGCGGACGTTGTTAAAATTCAGCCGTCGCAACAGACTGCATTGTACATCACCAACGGGTAGATGCGCGAAATTGTGAAATTGGTCGTGTCCACTTTGAGTTACTATTCGGTAAtacgttgttttttttttttttttttttgtgaccaTTGTTAATGCCATATGTTAATGTTATTCACCGCGGCCGTCATTTTGCCAAAAGCGTAGATATaaagctccttttttgctgcgTGCGGCGACGTGGTGCGAGTGCAGCACGGAGGGAGTCGCTTGGGGCTGCACCGGAGTGGATCGCACCGCGCAGGGCTCAAGTGGACAATACGGCGGTAAGACTGCAGTGGataaccccccccctctaACATAGCCGTCACAAAAAGGTACTACCCCCGTacgggaaaaacgaaaaaggcgCGAAAGGACACGTCTGAGCAGTGTCCTTCGTGGAAGCGGGCCACCTGTTCACCAGTACACTGCTTATCCGTCACACTGCTTACCCGTCACACTGCTTACCCGTCACACTGCTTACCCGTCACACTGCTTACCCGTCACACTGCTTACCCGTCACACTGCTTACCCGTCACACTGCTTATCCGTCACACTGCTTACCCGTCACACTGCTTCCCCGCCGCACTTCTCAGCCGCTGGGCCAGGCGAAAGAGTCGCTATCATGATAGAAAAGTCCAATAACCCGTTCCTGAGCATCGACCCGATTGTGGACCGAGGGAAGGCGGAGGGAGAGGAGCTACCTCTGATCAGTTCGAAGGCGAAGCGTCATGTAGACTTTACGCAGATAGTGGTATACTTGGTTGGGCTGTCCGATGGCCTAACCCATCTAGCATCACTGGCCATATATTACTTGTTCAAGGATTACTTTCGTCTAACACCCTACCAAGTGTCTCTCATATTGATGTACCCCTACATCCCATTCATCTTAAAGCCAGCCATAGCGCTCTTGACAGATTCGGTTTCTATTTTTGGAATGAGAAGGAAGCCCTACCTCTTCCTTTTCAGTCTATTCCAgtccttaaattttttggcTTTAGCATTTCTACAGCTGTCCGTATTTCAAGCTACTCtcatcctcttttttatttccctatGTGCCTCATTCTGCACGACAGTAGCGGAAGCCTTAGTAGTGGAGAGTTCTATTGGAAAAACGTATTCCCAAGGAACAAACAAAGTGACAGAATTCATAGCGTCCAAAGCGATAGGTAGTCTTTCAGTAGCTTATTTTTCAGGATACCTTCTGGAGAAAATATCAagggaatatatttttatggcaACGTCTCTCTTTCCTCTCATCATTTCAATATCGTGTCTCTTTCTCaaggaaaaggaatataCATCAGATAAAGGTATACTTAGACAACTGCAGGATTTGATCAAATTCGTTAATacaccaatttttttgggaccatttctttacatttttgtgtatatgTCAGGACCCGATTATGatgatgctttttttttcttctgtacaAATAAATTGGGATTCAGACCATCTTTCATGGGGACGTTAAGACTTACCTATGGAATTGCTTCTCTCATAGGTATTATCATATATCGCTTGTTTTTGAAGAACCAAGGGTTGAAAAAGACACTCATTTTAACCACACTGATATCCTTTCCTATTTATATATCACCTATTGTACTGacggagaaaataaatacttATTTTGGTATTTCTAATGAATTATTTGTCCTCAGTGGAGGCTTCTTAATCGAAGCAATTACAGAAATACAGCTGTTGCCTCTCTTCATTTTAACTGCAAATATATGTCAGCCTGGATTGGAGGCCAGTGTTTTCGCTACCATTTTGAGTGTTAAGAATTTAGGGTCTCtaaccaaaaagggaacgtcttcatttttgactTACCTCCTAAGAATCGACAGCTATAATTTTGATAATCTCagtttgtatatttttatttgtggattttttctccttttttccctcactCTTGTTCCTCTGCTGCCCGAGGAGGAGAAGATCGACAAGCTCAAGAACAGGCACGCTCCGCAGCTGCACTCGTAGAAACAGCGGCAGCCTCGGACGCAGCTCCGTTTGTAGAAACAGTGGCAGCCTCGGACGCAGCTCCGTTTGTAGAAACAGCGGCAGCCTCGGACGCAGCTCCGTTTGTAGAAACAGTGGCAGCCTCGGACGCAGCTCCGTTTGTAGAAACAGTGGCAGCCTCGGACGCAGCTCCGTTTGTAGAAACAGTGGCAGCCCCAGACGCAGCTGCACTCGTAGGGAGATTAGCCGCCTCTGACGCAGCTGCACTCGTAGGGACATTGCCAGCCGCACCTGACATGCGTTCTTTTTTAAGATAAAGGGGTAGGgtgacggaaaaaaaaggagactaTTGTTACGCTtctgcccctcccccctgcagCTAACCGTTTGTCTATCCCGCAACGCGCACCGTTTTACGCGCGTACATCTGTTTGTTTATTCCCTCGCGGTGTCCGCCTCGCCAAAGGACGTGCAGCTGTGCGTGCAACTGTGCGTGAAGGTGTACGTGCAGCTGTACGTGAAAGTGTACCCTTAGCTGTACCCTTAGCTGTACGTGCCCCCCCCCATTACCCTCCTTTAACACATAACGCAGTTTTGTTACGAAGTAGTAAAGCTAATTAACCCCGTGCGGGGTAATCTGTGTGCATAAGTTTTTCCTACACCATTTATCGTATGCTATGTGCGTGGGGAAAGGCACACTTCGCAGTGACGAAGCTGTGCACATATGGGCAGGACTGATTTTCACAAAAGTGGGGCgcccaaaaaagggggagaagtaaaGCGAACGAAAAGGAGACATCGTGAAGAGGTGATGAAGCCCCTTTAATCAAAGCAgttaacgtaaaaaaaaaaggggacaattCGAGAGGTGGTCAAATGGGTGAGTGGGCCCCATAGGATAGAACATGAGGGGGACAGCTACACAACTGACGAGTTGGCCCTGCATATGTACTTTCGCCCCTCCCATCACACGTCTTCCCTAACCCTGTACAAGCGGAAGCCCCACACGTCGGATGTGAACACCTCTTCAAAGTAGCGAAGCCCTTTGACCTCCGGGACCTCCAACTTCCTTATGTAGTCATACCCCCTATGTTTTCCATTCGACACGTTAAAGTAGGAGAGCTTGTAGAGGAGACTATTCGACATAAAGGAGGTTGCATTTTTCCCAAAGGGGTGATGCTGGTCATGGTAGTAATAGAGTAATGGGTTTATATGCTTAAATTGCTTGTTCGTGATTTTTAGCATccacaaaaatttgtttagGTCATCTGAGGAGTTCTGTGAATACCCCCCATATGAGACGAGGACGTAATTTGCATCTAGCTTCTTCACATAGTCGTATGCTTGTTTTTCGTTTACACTAAAAATCAACCCTACTGTGGCGATGTGTGCACTGTTCCAAGTGTTGTTATCTACGTAGGTTATTCTATCTCCCATGACACTCAACTGGTATCCGTAATCCCACCAAGCCACTATCCTTGAATCCGTTTTTGTGTTCTGTTGAATCCATTTGTACATCTGCCTGACATCGTCATTTATGTAcctctctcctttttcatttcggcTGTAAAAGGTTATGTTCGACTCGGAGTAGGCAATGGATGAGCACCATGTGGCATGCAGGATAGCTAAAATTACGAGGTAGCCCAGGAGGGTTAAGATGCAGATGCTCGTCAGGATAGACACCTCGGTGTTTTCTGTTCGGTTGAAGGGAAGCTTGATGATTCGGTCGTCTGTGGGTGGGGCTGGCAACGCATTGTTCGACCTGCTCGCGGTGTCACTCTTAGCATCGCTCTTTGCGTCACCCTTAGCGTCACTCTTAGCATCGCTCTCTCCGTCGGTGCAGCTGGCTTTCCCTCCTCGGTGCGCCTTCTCTTCGGAAGTCAGTTGTCCTCTACAGCCCTCCCCATCGGAGTGGCCCTCCCCATCGGAGCGGCCTTCCCCATCGGAGCGGCCTTCCCCATCTGTGTAATAGCTGCCCTCAGAAGAGTAGCTCTCCCCGCGGGGGAACTCGCTTCCAAAGAGTAGGGACGCCCTGTATGTACTGGGGGCCACACGCAGGAAGCGCACGTAGCGACTGAGCAGGGAGGACAACCCTATGGCGCTCAACACACTCGagatgggagaaaaaatcaaaagcaATCTAACCATGAGGGAGGAGAAATACAAACAGAGGACGGAAAAAATCCCCAAGAAAAAGGCTTCTATCGGGGCTTGCTTCTTCATACATTCGTAGAGTCCAATGGGTACAAAAATCAAAACAAGGTGCACATCAAAGAAGTATGAAGACCAAGTGGTTGGTTGATGCTCCGAAATAGATGCGACAATGGGATTGTGTTTAGATGCATAAGTAGGATCTAGTAGCGTTCTTGATCTATGATTCCATGACAGATTATGTGTAAAGatcaaaaatttaaaaatgagaaaaaagaagagaaagcACATTTGCACGAACTTACGTTCGAAATTTTCTTGGTCCACTCTCAGATAGATAATCACATGCCTGGCTACCACTAACACATTGGTTagaacaaaaatggcatgAGTCCCAAGGTGCTCGATGCTAAGAAAAACGGATCTCTCAATACAGGGGATATTCAAACAAAGGATGGTTGTTAATACATAATACACATTAAAGGagatcacattttttaattgataTCTCTTTAGCAAGAGAATCACTAGCATATATAGGCTTATCGAATTGGTAATGTAGATATAGGCACCCCATGAGAGGGCCATGTAGTAGGTACTGAGTGAACAGAGGAGAGCTGAGAGCAGAGTACCTTCCTTCAGACATCTAATCCAGGTGTACAAACAAAGaaggagtaaaaatattgcaatagATTCATTATCATAGGATCCTGCTACTGTTCTCGACACATGAGAAGGAGAcatggaaacaaaaagagcTGCTATTAATCCTGCACCACGAAAAGGATATACCTCCACTGTTAGAATGTACGTTATTATACAAGTGAAGAAACTGAATAGAGGTCCAATGTAgatgcaaataatttttatgtcgATTAGGAACCCAAGCATGTTGCAAAACTGGTAAATAAAATAGCTAGTTAACATCAATCCGGGGAATAAGGTCTGTCCTGTTGTCCTCCCTAGAGGGAACCAGGACTTTGAATCGAAATAATTCCAAAAATCGTAAAAATTGCTTTCtctcaatatttttgttaatttataATTGAAGTAGGGATCGAACTCGTGTATGATTGCTTCATTTCGGATGACTGAGAATAGACGAAGGAGGAAGCTCAGTAATCCGATCAACAGCACGATGAAGATTTCCATTTTACGCTGCCTTCGTTTTCCCTCCTTCATGGCCTACAAATCATGGGGCGGAGGAAGTGGTGACGTGATGGCGTGATGACGTGGTGACGTGAGTGAGCAGTGACTACAACGAAGCAAATCGAACACAGGTAGGGAATCACAGGAGGTATGTGGATACTATCCCTGCGGCGGCACAATGAACCACTGCGCCGCCTTACACCTCTGCCTTTGCAGAACCCACCTGGCGGAAGGCGCCGCTGCAGAATACCCCATGCAGGAGGCGGTTTAGGAAGAACCGGGGCTTCAGCCCCAGGTCGACCACCTCCTCACCGTCTTCCGGGGTTTCGCTCTCAACCATTATGCGAAGAGGCACTCACAGCAGGTGTGCAAATGTCTATTTGTGGGAGGAAGCCAACCTTCCACCGGGGGGGAGGCACCAAAGGTAACCCCTTAAGTGTGCAATTTGCATAATGTAATGCGGTGCTCTTTCTTTTATATTGAATTATCTCTCATATTGAAGTATCCCTTATATTGAAGTATCCCTTATATCGAAGTATCCCTTATATTGAATTATCTCTCATACTGAAttatctttcttttttttttttcccccctttggtaaaatttacaaatggggaaagctctcccccccttggaaCTGaaggcacaaaatggaaagataTTGAACAGGGCAACTGCACAAATGGAGAGTTCCAAGTTGGGAGGaatttcttctcccctttcgcTTATCAACGTGCGATGTGGgcattcccccttttttttcttttttgggggggaggtcGGTGGGCCTCAAACTGTGTCGAGTCCTCCTAAAATGAACAAGTTTGGTTCNNNNNNNNNNAAACTTAGTAACAAGTTTTaggttcgtttttttttttttttttttttcttcctccttttgagtaaggatttatttctttttggaCGGTGCCCTGACGAAGAGAGGGGACGCGGTAAAGAGGCAACTTGGTGAAGAGGCAACGCGGTCGCAGCTCGCTGGGGGAACAACAATTGAGAGGCTACCACAATTTGATGCGCAACGTGAAAAGTGTGTCCTCCTAGCACGCATGCCATTTGGCGTTGCCGCGGTGGGGGTGTAGCAGCGAACGGGTAGGTGATGAGATCCGATCCCCCAGCCTTGGCGTTTCCCCAAACGGGGTTATTGTTGAAGCAGTTATTGTTGAAGCAGTTGTTGTAGTAGTGGCTGTAGTAGTTATTGTAGTAGTTACTGTGTAGTAGTCACTGCTTTTGTCGTCGTATGTGCACTTCTAACACCACTTTGGAGAGACGGGGCGAAGGAGCTACGTATGGTCAGCCTGTTCTCCCCAGTTAGGGACTCTGACTCTCCCCCGGAACGCTAAGTGAAGGTACCACCCATTTGCCATGCGCTTAAAAGAAGctctttaaaaatttaattaaaagttAAAtgccatttaaaaaaaaaaaaggggtctgCAGCCGTGTGGCGCGCACTTACACACAAATCATTACCAACTGGCATACACACGTTTTGCAAACGCTCCCAGGCCGCGTCCGTCGGCGACCCCGCGCGACGGCAATGGCGATTACGGTTTAAAAGATGACATGTAAAAATTGGGTGCGCATGAATAGGCGTTAGGCGGGAGGGGCACCTGACCTGGCTACTCGATCCGCAGTCCAGCGCCACCGCTGGCGATGCTGCGCGCGTTTGCTCTTTCGTTTGCTCTTGCGTTTGTTCTTGCTCTTGTGCTTCCCTTTATGCCTCCCTTTATGCCCCCCCTTTCGCTCCCTCCTTCACTCATTCCTGAGCTTCTCCAGAAGGATCTTCCCCGCGCCGCGCGTAAAGTCAGGTTCGATGAAGAGGGTCTGGCTCTCAATACCGCTAAAGTTCACGCCTCGGATTATCTTAAAGTAGCCCTCCTTACCCCAAGCCTTACCCCAACTGTTTCGGCCAATCCAATACTTGTACATAGTTCCATCGATCTCTTCCTCTCCCCATCCGACAAGCACAATGGCATGGTTCACCTTTTCCCATCCCGTGACGTTGTAAACGAAGTTACTCTTTGTGTCATCCACAGTACATCTCCTTGCATGGGGGAAGTCCTTAACGTAGTATACCCCATCTGcataatcataaaaat
This genomic window contains:
- a CDS encoding hypothetical protein (putative); the encoded protein is PSMNEIKISYLNYPIYGIGSNDKYVVTSGGGGGKNYGIEDLLDINTFDEKEKKLQVLWSTTQQRGVVDSIIYDEKYDIWLGSVRNECVIFQINEDTGPNIIHSFVTDFSEKHSRQVVVKFSSVSNFILTGGEDKTLKLWKLKIAAGEAAGGGAAAGGAAGGGGEAASTAAAATGAAASAAAGVAAASGRVPIGKEKNYFIDTSSNIVEHIGDFKGHEECIKDCDIAQDEKILCTCSSDNSLKIWDTHTIVNLHTEQMTNPKQKGDKLNFRCCKFMRNTKRTDNFVYTLLTTAYTSRGNSYLIIWNVLFDDKKEKFCCTKQKFIWLDDRPCCNIAISQNEKFLALGFSTGALKIYNSRYSLLAHYKKHELPITAMCFIKNDTFLLSAGADYSISCLHINSFSFRYLRRIWKLFLILMVLLTLCIILLDFFNVGYDLRMKDIIQGKAGMAKTKKKGPKAARGPPAASDEL
- a CDS encoding transmembrane protein (putative), coding for MIEKSNNPFLSIDPIVDRGKAEGEELPLISSKAKRHVDFTQIVVYLVGLSDGLTHLASLAIYYLFKDYFRLTPYQVSLILMYPYIPFILKPAIALLTDSVSIFGMRRKPYLFLFSLFQSLNFLALAFLQLSVFQATLILFFISLCASFCTTVAEALVVESSIGKTYSQGTNKVTEFIASKAIGSLSVAYFSGYLLEKISREYIFMATSLFPLIISISCLFLKEKEYTSDKGILRQLQDLIKFVNTPIFLGPFLYIFVYMSGPDYDDAFFFFCTNKLGFRPSFMGTLRLTYGIASLIGIIIYRLFLKNQGLKKTLILTTLISFPIYISPIVLTEKINTYFGISNELFVLSGGFLIEAITEIQLLPLFILTANICQPGLEASVFATILSVKNLGSLTKKGTSSFLTYLLRIDSYNFDNLSLYIFICGFFLLFSLTLVPLLPEEEKIDKLKNRHAPQLHS
- a CDS encoding oligosacharyl transferase STT3 subunit (putative), which codes for MVESETPEDGEEVVDLGLKPRFFLNRLLHGVFCSGAFRQAMKEGKRRQRKMEIFIVLLIGLLSFLLRLFSVIRNEAIIHEFDPYFNYKLTKILRESNFYDFWNYFDSKSWFPLGRTTGQTLFPGLMLTSYFIYQFCNMLGFLIDIKIICIYIGPLFSFFTCIITYILTVEVYPFRGAGLIAALFVSMSPSHVSRTVAGSYDNESIAIFLLLLCLYTWIRCLKEGTLLSALLCSLSTYYMALSWGAYIYITNSISLYMLVILLLKRYQLKNVISFNVYYVLTTILCLNIPCIERSVFLSIEHLGTHAIFVLTNVLVVARHVIIYLRVDQENFERKFVQMCFLFFFLIFKFLIFTHNLSWNHRSRTLLDPTYASKHNPIVASISEHQPTTWSSYFFDVHLVLIFVPIGLYECMKKQAPIEAFFLGIFSVLCLYFSSLMVRLLLIFSPISSVLSAIGLSSLLSRYVRFLRVAPSTYRASLLFGSEFPRGESYSSEGSYYTDGEGRSDGEGRSDGEGHSDGEGCRGQLTSEEKAHRGGKASCTDGESDAKSDAKGDAKSDAKSDTASRSNNALPAPPTDDRIIKLPFNRTENTEVSILTSICILTLLGYLVILAILHATWCSSIAYSESNITFYSRNEKGERYINDDVRQMYKWIQQNTKTDSRIVAWWDYGYQLSVMGDRITYVDNNTWNSAHIATVGLIFSVNEKQAYDYVKKLDANYVLVSYGGYSQNSSDDLNKFLWMLKITNKQFKHINPLLYYYHDQHHPFGKNATSFMSNSLLYKLSYFNVSNGKHRGYDYIRKLEVPEVKGLRYFEEVFTSDVWGFRLYRVREDV